In the Plectropomus leopardus isolate mb chromosome 5, YSFRI_Pleo_2.0, whole genome shotgun sequence genome, one interval contains:
- the c5h19orf47 gene encoding uncharacterized protein C19orf47 homolog isoform X1: MASVTTATSEWIQFFKDAGIPAGLAVTYAVSFVDNRIHKNMLMDLSKDIMMDLGITVIGDIIAILKHAKQVYRQDMCKMATEAISSGQTSVKAELRRTANTPATRMIANALSNDSPPATPARRPDNRLSVTVSNMQANKSGKAVVSQPADEGNGLPTVKRRRVTAEMEGKYIINMPKGTTPRTRRILAQQAKKGLKRTSVFARLGAESKADTTTSNNKPTGVFSRLGRGDEEEDAPRPGKMAGNMDVDDEDDSDGEGSVLQYAGVLKRPPPSQKREPAATKPAPTTLRRLGGKFKLPPSDTPTSSSSPNGLPPAKISVLQRLGKLPATHLSATTSPTPADTQDNRVTSTKPKAQEGPTIASSKVSSSTGGGGGGGGESLGAQMDVRAISVFKRLGSKRT, from the exons ATGGCGTCCGTGACAACAG ccaCCTCAGAATGGATCCAGTTTTTTAAGGATGCCGGGATCCCAGCCGGCCTCGCAGTCACTTATGCAGTCTCCTTCGTGGACAACAG AATTCACAAGAACATGCTGATGGACCTCAGTAAAGACATCATGATGGACCTCGGCATTACAGTCATCGGCGACATCATTGCCATTCTTAAACATGCCAAGCAGGTCTATAGGCAG GACATGTGCAAAATGGCCACAGAAGCCATCTCCTCAGGACAGACCAGCGTTAAAGCTGAGCTCAGAAGAACCGCCAATACCC ctgCCACTCGTATGATTGCCAACGCTTTGAGCAATGACTCCCCGCCGGCCACTCCAGCTCGTCGACCTGACAACCGCCTCTCGGTCACAGTGTCCAACATGCAAGCAAACAAGAGTGGCAAAGCAG TTGTAAGCCAGCCAGCTGATGAGGGGAACGGTTTACCAACAGTGAAGCGCCGACGTGTGACAGCTGAGATGGAAGGCAAGTACATCATCAACATGCCCAAAGGCACCACGCCTCGTACACGCCGCATCCTGGCCCAGCAGGCCAAGAAAG GTTTGAAACGCACCTCTGTGTTTGCAAGACTTGGGGCCGAATCGAAGGCAGACACAACAACGAGCAATAACAAG CCCACTGGTGTGTTCAGCCGTCTCGGCAGAGGGGATGAAGAGGAAGACGCGCCGAGGCCAGGCAAAATGGCTGGAAATATGGATGTAGATGATGAGGATGACAGTGACGGAGAAGGCTCCGTCCTCCAGTATGCTGGCGTCCTCAAGAGACCCCCTCCCTCCCAGAAGAGAGAGCCAGCAGCCACAAAACCGGCCCCGACCACCCTGCGACGCCTGGGAGGCAAATTCAAACTACCTCCCTCTGACActcccacctcctcttcctcccctaaTGGCCTCCCCCCTGCAAAGATCAGTGTGCTTCAGAGACTGGGCAAGCTCCCCGCCACACACCTGAGCGCCACTACGTCGCCCACACCTGCTGACACACAGGACAACAGGGTGACCAGCACGAAGCCCAAAGCCCAGGAGGGGCCGACCATAGCGAGCTCCAAGGTCAGCAGCAGCACCGGGGGAGGAGGCGGAGGGGGAGGAGAGTCTCTGGGTGCCCAAATGGACGTTAGGGCTATCAGTGTTTTTAAGAGACTGGGCAGCAAGAGAACCTAA
- the c5h19orf47 gene encoding uncharacterized protein C19orf47 homolog isoform X2 → MASVTTATSEWIQFFKDAGIPAGLAVTYAVSFVDNRIHKNMLMDLSKDIMMDLGITVIGDIIAILKHAKQVYRQDMCKMATEAISSGQTSVKAELRRTANTPATRMIANALSNDSPPATPARRPDNRLSVTVSNMQANKSGKAVVSQPADEGNGLPTVKRRRVTAEMEGLKRTSVFARLGAESKADTTTSNNKPTGVFSRLGRGDEEEDAPRPGKMAGNMDVDDEDDSDGEGSVLQYAGVLKRPPPSQKREPAATKPAPTTLRRLGGKFKLPPSDTPTSSSSPNGLPPAKISVLQRLGKLPATHLSATTSPTPADTQDNRVTSTKPKAQEGPTIASSKVSSSTGGGGGGGGESLGAQMDVRAISVFKRLGSKRT, encoded by the exons ATGGCGTCCGTGACAACAG ccaCCTCAGAATGGATCCAGTTTTTTAAGGATGCCGGGATCCCAGCCGGCCTCGCAGTCACTTATGCAGTCTCCTTCGTGGACAACAG AATTCACAAGAACATGCTGATGGACCTCAGTAAAGACATCATGATGGACCTCGGCATTACAGTCATCGGCGACATCATTGCCATTCTTAAACATGCCAAGCAGGTCTATAGGCAG GACATGTGCAAAATGGCCACAGAAGCCATCTCCTCAGGACAGACCAGCGTTAAAGCTGAGCTCAGAAGAACCGCCAATACCC ctgCCACTCGTATGATTGCCAACGCTTTGAGCAATGACTCCCCGCCGGCCACTCCAGCTCGTCGACCTGACAACCGCCTCTCGGTCACAGTGTCCAACATGCAAGCAAACAAGAGTGGCAAAGCAG TTGTAAGCCAGCCAGCTGATGAGGGGAACGGTTTACCAACAGTGAAGCGCCGACGTGTGACAGCTGAGATGGAAG GTTTGAAACGCACCTCTGTGTTTGCAAGACTTGGGGCCGAATCGAAGGCAGACACAACAACGAGCAATAACAAG CCCACTGGTGTGTTCAGCCGTCTCGGCAGAGGGGATGAAGAGGAAGACGCGCCGAGGCCAGGCAAAATGGCTGGAAATATGGATGTAGATGATGAGGATGACAGTGACGGAGAAGGCTCCGTCCTCCAGTATGCTGGCGTCCTCAAGAGACCCCCTCCCTCCCAGAAGAGAGAGCCAGCAGCCACAAAACCGGCCCCGACCACCCTGCGACGCCTGGGAGGCAAATTCAAACTACCTCCCTCTGACActcccacctcctcttcctcccctaaTGGCCTCCCCCCTGCAAAGATCAGTGTGCTTCAGAGACTGGGCAAGCTCCCCGCCACACACCTGAGCGCCACTACGTCGCCCACACCTGCTGACACACAGGACAACAGGGTGACCAGCACGAAGCCCAAAGCCCAGGAGGGGCCGACCATAGCGAGCTCCAAGGTCAGCAGCAGCACCGGGGGAGGAGGCGGAGGGGGAGGAGAGTCTCTGGGTGCCCAAATGGACGTTAGGGCTATCAGTGTTTTTAAGAGACTGGGCAGCAAGAGAACCTAA